A genomic stretch from Spiroplasma endosymbiont of Clivina fossor includes:
- a CDS encoding RluA family pseudouridine synthase has translation MVQFVIDENDAHQTIIKFMRKTFNTVPLRLIYKLFRLKKIKLNGEVITDLKYYLKPNDTIIVLDNLTFKDEVKKEFASQIALAIIYEDEYILIVDKPHNVLIHHPVGDCLDLAVRKYLQINNSYSFTISHVHRLDKLTRGLVIYAKKKIALNIFHQFWNQNNITKKYLALLATNKELPLVVKGYMFQDIMQGKMVFSPKLELPNCKVAVTKFKMFKKVLKFSWYEIQLITGRKHQIRASCEYLKTPIVGDIKYDSKYNLNDRIMLFAYKLEFKNLPVPLDYLNNKQFVLPDIDKILEINSREIN, from the coding sequence ATGGTACAATTTGTTATTGATGAAAATGATGCTCATCAAACAATTATTAAATTTATGCGTAAAACTTTTAATACTGTTCCTTTACGATTAATTTATAAATTATTTCGTTTAAAAAAGATAAAATTAAATGGTGAAGTTATTACTGATTTGAAGTATTATTTAAAACCTAATGATACGATTATTGTTTTAGATAATTTAACTTTCAAAGATGAAGTAAAAAAGGAATTTGCTAGTCAAATTGCTTTAGCAATTATTTATGAAGACGAATATATTTTAATTGTTGATAAACCCCATAATGTTTTAATTCACCATCCTGTGGGTGATTGTTTAGATTTAGCAGTTCGTAAGTATTTGCAAATTAATAACAGTTATTCTTTTACTATTAGTCATGTACATCGTTTAGATAAATTAACAAGAGGTTTAGTAATTTATGCGAAAAAGAAAATTGCTTTAAATATTTTTCATCAATTTTGAAATCAAAATAATATTACTAAAAAATATTTAGCGTTATTAGCTACTAATAAGGAATTACCATTAGTTGTTAAAGGTTATATGTTTCAAGATATTATGCAAGGAAAAATGGTGTTTAGTCCTAAATTAGAATTGCCAAATTGTAAAGTAGCAGTAACGAAGTTTAAAATGTTTAAAAAAGTATTAAAGTTTAGTTGATATGAGATCCAACTGATTACGGGAAGAAAACATCAAATTAGAGCATCTTGTGAGTATTTAAAAACACCGATTGTGGGTGACATTAAATATGATTCTAAATATAATTTAAATGATCGTATTATGCTTTTTGCTTATAAGTTAGAGTTTAAAAATTTACCGGTTCCTTTGGATTATTTAAATAATAAACAATTTGTTTTACCAGATATTGATAAGATATTAGAAATAAATAGCAGAGAAATTAATTAA
- a CDS encoding IS1/IS1595 family N-terminal zinc-binding domain-containing protein codes for MKLIKNLERKVFKCPKCESYHYVKNGHNSEGKQKYLCKNCRASFDAFRNHFIYWSHLNYEQWNLLIQISLLGQSSKTISRFIKTTLKTAWYNRQKLMKSKQLENTQLKFKKLSGKIQIDETFIKEIHKGNFKYKTDPRRIHLDPFATNTKCCIQMAIDNNNNIYVKSTNTKRLQKQWVIENMNKELINENSIITSDMQKLYFLVAKQTNSTLCVTKTTINPEASYRNLNKISKLQSSLKEALIHYHGLGFTNIQNYLNLWKWKYQHKGLTPNQQTAVLYFNV; via the coding sequence ATGAAATTGATCAAAAATTTAGAGCGCAAGGTATTTAAATGCCCTAAATGTGAATCTTACCATTACGTTAAAAATGGACATAATTCAGAAGGAAAACAAAAATATTTATGTAAAAATTGTCGTGCAAGTTTTGACGCTTTTCGTAATCATTTTATTTATTGAAGTCATTTAAATTATGAACAATGAAATTTATTGATTCAAATTTCATTGCTGGGGCAATCTAGTAAAACAATTTCTCGTTTTATTAAAACTACATTAAAAACTGCTTGATATAATCGTCAAAAATTAATGAAATCAAAACAATTAGAAAATACCCAATTAAAATTTAAAAAATTATCTGGTAAAATCCAAATCGATGAAACATTTATTAAAGAAATCCATAAAGGAAATTTCAAATATAAAACTGATCCACGAAGAATTCACCTTGACCCATTCGCAACTAATACTAAATGCTGTATTCAAATGGCAATTGATAACAATAACAATATTTATGTTAAATCCACAAACACCAAACGTTTACAAAAACAATGAGTTATTGAAAATATGAACAAAGAATTAATTAACGAAAATTCAATTATTACTTCTGATATGCAAAAATTATATTTTTTAGTAGCAAAACAAACAAATTCTACTTTATGTGTAACTAAAACAACAATTAATCCTGAAGCTAGTTATCGTAACTTAAATAAAATCAGTAAATTACAATCTAGTCTTAAAGAAGCCTTAATTCATTATCATGGTTTAGGTTTTACTAATATTCAAAATTATTTAAATCTCTGAAAATGAAAATATCAACATAAGGGTTTAACTCCAAACCAACAAACAGCGGTATTATATTTTAATGTATAA
- a CDS encoding EamA family transporter, which yields MFILRSRRELLTGTGIGVISAFMYSLAPLLIIFLDTRALNSFILATVQEFVSWILVVCLTNKPLKFLKQIWKNTKSMLGMIVIIAGIFGGPIAQVLYILSIQLAAQMSATATVLVNIAPIFTTLLSRLLLEERLSFIAWVGLLLTSLAVIGLELFDKLLLSLIKQY from the coding sequence ATGTTCATTTTACGAAGCAGGAGAGAGTTACTTACGGGTACAGGAATTGGTGTTATTTCAGCTTTTATGTATTCATTAGCACCGTTACTAATTATTTTTTTAGATACGCGAGCATTAAATAGTTTTATTTTAGCAACAGTGCAAGAATTTGTTTCTTGAATTTTAGTTGTTTGTCTTACTAATAAGCCATTAAAGTTTTTAAAACAAATTTGGAAAAATACTAAAAGTATGTTAGGAATGATTGTAATTATTGCTGGTATTTTTGGTGGTCCGATTGCACAAGTATTATATATTTTATCAATTCAATTAGCAGCCCAAATGAGTGCTACGGCAACAGTGTTAGTAAATATTGCTCCAATTTTTACGACTTTATTATCAAGGTTATTATTAGAAGAAAGATTATCTTTTATTGCTTGGGTTGGACTACTTTTAACATCTTTAGCGGTTATTGGTTTAGAGTTATTTGACAAATTATTACTGAGTTTAATAAAACAATATTAA
- the ptsP gene encoding phosphoenolpyruvate--protein phosphotransferase: protein MELKAIGASSGIATAKVYKLIEQRIEVEKEQVTNIEEQLRNLEQALDVSLTEIRKLYSETLKKLGEDKAKIFMAHEQIISDPTIIDEIKQMIISEQVTSSYASFVIANKYIAMFKAMDDAYMRERASDIEDVTNRLIKHLLGIKIQDLAIIDEEVIIVSSDLTPSQTVQLNPEFVKGFLCDIGGRTSHAAIMARSLEIPAIVGLKDITSKVENDELIIMDGKSGVVITNPSSAQQVEWKELQTQWKIKQQQLQKYKNEPTITLDGHKVTLEGNIGSFHDVDSVIENGGNGIGLFRSEFLYMNSNQWPTEEEQFQAYKAVLEKMPNDMVVIRTLDIGGDKQLSYYQFESEMNPFLGYRAIRLCLDQINVFKTQLRALLRASVYSKLAIMFPMIATVNEFKEAKAITLQCKEELKQENIAVSDDIQIGMMVEIPVAAVMSDIFSQYADFVSIGTNDLIQYGIAVDRMSPKVSYLYQPYHPGILRLIKMTIDGAHLNKKWVGMCGEMAGEILALPLLLGMGLDYFSMSSTSILEARKIINSLTKKETVVLMNEALKCHNENEVIALVAKFLQEKKLI from the coding sequence ATGGAGTTGAAAGCTATTGGTGCTTCAAGTGGAATTGCCACTGCTAAAGTATATAAGTTAATTGAACAACGAATTGAAGTTGAAAAAGAACAAGTTACTAATATTGAAGAGCAATTACGAAATTTAGAACAAGCGTTGGATGTATCGCTTACTGAAATTCGGAAATTATATAGCGAAACTCTTAAAAAGCTTGGTGAAGATAAAGCTAAAATTTTTATGGCTCATGAGCAAATTATTAGTGATCCCACTATTATTGATGAAATAAAACAGATGATTATTAGTGAACAAGTTACTAGTTCGTATGCAAGTTTCGTTATTGCTAATAAATATATTGCGATGTTTAAAGCGATGGATGACGCTTATATGCGCGAAAGAGCAAGCGATATTGAAGATGTTACTAATCGTTTAATTAAGCATTTATTGGGAATAAAAATTCAAGATTTAGCAATTATTGATGAAGAAGTAATTATTGTTAGTTCTGATTTAACACCATCGCAAACAGTACAATTAAATCCGGAATTTGTGAAAGGATTTCTTTGTGATATTGGTGGTAGAACTTCGCATGCGGCGATTATGGCGCGTAGTTTAGAAATTCCGGCGATTGTAGGATTAAAAGATATTACTAGTAAAGTAGAAAATGATGAACTAATTATTATGGATGGAAAAAGTGGTGTCGTCATAACTAATCCTAGTAGTGCTCAACAAGTTGAATGAAAAGAATTGCAAACACAATGAAAAATTAAGCAACAACAATTGCAAAAATATAAGAATGAACCAACGATAACTTTAGATGGGCATAAAGTTACTTTAGAAGGAAATATTGGTTCTTTTCACGATGTTGATAGTGTTATTGAAAATGGTGGTAATGGCATTGGATTATTTCGTTCGGAATTTTTATATATGAATAGTAATCAATGACCAACAGAGGAAGAACAATTCCAAGCATATAAAGCTGTCTTAGAGAAAATGCCTAATGATATGGTTGTTATTCGGACACTTGATATTGGTGGTGATAAGCAGTTATCGTATTATCAGTTTGAATCGGAAATGAATCCTTTTTTAGGTTATCGTGCAATTCGTTTGTGTTTAGATCAGATTAATGTTTTTAAAACGCAATTGCGAGCATTACTAAGAGCATCGGTTTATAGTAAATTAGCAATTATGTTTCCTATGATTGCTACTGTGAATGAGTTTAAAGAAGCTAAAGCCATAACTTTACAATGTAAAGAAGAATTAAAGCAAGAAAATATTGCTGTTAGTGATGATATTCAAATTGGAATGATGGTAGAAATTCCTGTGGCTGCGGTAATGAGTGATATTTTTTCTCAATATGCTGATTTTGTTTCGATTGGAACTAATGATTTAATTCAATATGGAATTGCTGTTGATCGAATGTCACCGAAGGTATCATATTTATATCAACCTTATCATCCAGGAATATTAAGACTAATTAAAATGACAATTGATGGTGCTCATTTAAATAAAAAATGAGTTGGAATGTGTGGCGAAATGGCAGGAGAAATTTTGGCATTACCATTATTATTAGGAATGGGATTAGATTACTTTTCAATGTCATCAACATCAATATTAGAAGCAAGAAAAATTATTAATAGTTTAACTAAAAAAGAGACAGTTGTTCTTATGAATGAGGCTTTAAAATGTCATAATGAAAATGAAGTAATTGCTCTTGTTGCTAAATTTTTACAAGAAAAGAAATTAATTTAA
- a CDS encoding superoxide dismutase yields MFQRKELNYSLDALEPIISKETMDYHYNKHHKAYEDGLNNTLAKLENNNQPTDLNQLMRDYLTLPHEWCHVGIRQFGGGLINHNFFFSILAKDKPISNGKLKALIEETYGSMEKWQEKMRDAALQVFGSGWTWLLIDRNGKLKIFNTFNQDNPWFLKSYPLIGIDVWEHAYYIDYRNDRKTYVTKFFDIINWEEVEKLYDTYLKNNSK; encoded by the coding sequence ATGTTTCAAAGAAAAGAATTAAATTATTCGTTAGATGCTCTAGAACCAATTATATCTAAAGAAACCATGGATTATCATTACAACAAACATCACAAAGCATATGAAGATGGTTTAAATAATACTCTTGCAAAATTAGAAAATAACAATCAACCTACCGATTTAAATCAATTAATGCGCGACTACTTAACCTTACCACATGAATGATGCCATGTTGGTATTCGCCAATTTGGTGGCGGATTAATTAATCACAATTTCTTTTTTAGTATCTTAGCCAAAGACAAACCAATTAGTAATGGTAAATTAAAAGCTCTCATTGAAGAAACCTACGGGTCAATGGAAAAATGACAAGAAAAAATGCGTGACGCTGCCTTACAAGTTTTTGGTAGTGGTTGAACATGATTATTAATTGATCGTAATGGCAAATTAAAAATTTTTAACACCTTTAACCAAGATAATCCTTGATTTTTAAAATCCTATCCTTTAATCGGTATTGATGTTTGAGAACATGCCTATTATATTGACTATCGTAACGACCGCAAAACTTATGTAACTAAATTTTTTGACATTATTAACTGAGAAGAAGTTGAAAAACTATATGACACTTATTTAAAAAATAATTCTAAATAA
- a CDS encoding Mbov_0401 family ICE element transposase-like protein: protein MATLDHKIKQDQRIRLVTFHTGHKEKKYKNARRELENKRGHFLMLKVGKRINTMDYRDLLIKELQKHYVNINYDKIIVCGDGATWIREIANSFGNVRYILDGYHAIKKLKQTAFNIVFENRKVTLNSWIELYKNGNHQELVKSIRNVVKNELNKDIKTNLRKVSNYFKNNKHGIHNRNLEWNIGCSIESDVSHLVKQQLGYGAKIYNHKNLNNLLHLRMANLNKLNVLH, encoded by the coding sequence TTGGCGACATTAGACCATAAAATTAAACAAGACCAAAGAATTCGTTTAGTTACTTTTCATACCGGACATAAAGAAAAAAAATACAAAAATGCTCGTAGAGAGTTAGAAAATAAACGAGGTCATTTTCTAATGTTAAAAGTTGGTAAACGAATAAATACGATGGATTATCGTGATTTATTAATTAAAGAATTGCAAAAACATTATGTTAATATTAATTATGACAAAATAATTGTTTGTGGTGATGGTGCTACTTGAATTAGAGAAATTGCCAATAGTTTCGGTAATGTTAGATATATTTTAGATGGTTATCATGCTATTAAAAAACTAAAACAAACGGCATTTAATATTGTTTTTGAAAATCGTAAAGTAACACTAAATAGTTGAATTGAATTATATAAAAATGGAAATCATCAAGAATTAGTAAAAAGTATTCGGAATGTTGTTAAAAATGAATTAAATAAAGATATTAAAACAAATTTAAGAAAGGTGAGTAATTATTTCAAAAACAATAAGCATGGTATTCATAATCGAAATTTAGAATGAAATATCGGTTGTAGCATCGAAAGTGATGTATCGCATTTGGTAAAACAACAATTAGGATATGGAGCAAAAATATATAATCATAAAAATTTAAATAATCTATTACATTTAAGAATGGCAAATTTAAACAAATTAAATGTATTACATTAG
- a CDS encoding CPBP family glutamic-type intramembrane protease — MHSESFSLSQQLKTRKWYRPQYQVPKTFVDDLQVYNYKLFSKVSTCLFLITVFVLPIIFDLLRIYVLNNNNYVFLFLILNLVSYGFSFGWLMVEEDAKKFINSGAWAIYLFVVSQAVSTILFAIFIKTSPLFYEQVGNKIELTNAGYALSSFIQSITGLVIIFIILFFSKQLASKIGNTLLYNVLLVAIVIIISLLIIFQVTAVFKFINDAIGTKKSANQTEIEKSLSSISGKIGLFIMVVITAPLLEELATRHSIFMLSRYRWLGFFISSFYFAWMHVRLAGDIQNIFSYLGFSLLLSLLFIFGRENVTYSFVIHLINNLISYTVLVAT, encoded by the coding sequence ATGCATTCTGAAAGTTTTTCGCTTTCCCAACAATTAAAGACGCGTAAATGATATCGTCCACAGTATCAAGTTCCAAAAACTTTTGTTGATGATTTACAGGTTTATAATTATAAACTGTTTTCTAAAGTTAGTACTTGTTTATTTCTCATAACAGTTTTTGTTCTTCCAATAATTTTTGATTTACTTCGGATTTATGTTTTAAATAATAATAACTATGTTTTTTTATTTTTAATTCTTAATTTAGTTTCGTATGGTTTTAGTTTTGGATGATTAATGGTTGAAGAAGATGCAAAAAAATTTATTAATAGTGGTGCTTGAGCAATTTATTTATTTGTAGTTTCCCAAGCAGTTAGTACGATTTTATTTGCTATTTTTATTAAAACATCGCCATTATTTTATGAGCAAGTTGGTAATAAAATCGAACTTACGAATGCTGGTTATGCTCTTAGTTCTTTTATACAAAGCATTACTGGATTAGTAATAATTTTTATAATTTTGTTTTTTAGTAAGCAGTTAGCAAGTAAGATTGGTAATACATTACTTTATAATGTACTATTAGTTGCTATTGTGATTATTATTTCTTTGTTAATTATTTTTCAAGTTACTGCTGTTTTTAAGTTTATTAATGATGCTATTGGTACTAAGAAATCTGCTAATCAAACTGAAATTGAAAAATCTTTAAGTAGTATTAGTGGCAAGATTGGTTTATTTATTATGGTTGTTATTACAGCACCATTATTGGAAGAATTAGCAACTAGGCATAGTATTTTTATGTTATCAAGATATCGTTGATTGGGTTTTTTTATTTCTTCTTTTTACTTTGCTTGAATGCATGTCCGCTTGGCTGGCGATATTCAAAATATTTTTAGTTATTTAGGTTTTTCTTTGTTGTTGTCGTTACTATTTATTTTTGGTCGTGAGAATGTAACATATTCATTTGTAATTCATTTAATAAATAATTTGATTAGTTATACAGTTTTGGTTGCAACTTAG